A region of the Vibrio tubiashii genome:
TAGCTCAATCCAAGCTCCCCTTTCAGCAGTTGATGCTTTTGCAGTGCGCTTTTCTTCAGCGATGATAGGAGATAGTTTTTATACAGCTTGGAAAAGCCTTGTTCGATGCGCTCAGAGCAGGCAGACAGGTCGAGTGGCGCAGACACTATAGTGGCGGCATCAAGCAAAGGATCTTGATTGTATTTAGCGAGGTAGTTGGCCAGCATATTACCGCCAAGAGAAATCCCGACCGCGACTTTGGTTTGTTGTGGGAACAGCGAATCTAGATGCTCAAGGAAGAAACGGGCGTCTTCAACTTCTCCTGAGTGATAGGCGCGAGCAAGTTTGTTGGGCTTACCGCTACAGCCACGAAAATGCATCATCACCGACAGCCAGCCTTGCTTAGCAAAAGCATCCATCAAACCATTAGCATACGGGCTGTAGAAACATCCTTCCAAACCGTGGAACAAAACAAAAATCGGCTTGTTTTTGGCTGACTTGCCATTGATATCTTCACTCCAAGCGATATCGAGGAAGTCTCCATCCGGAGTATCTAAGGTTTGCCAGATTGGTTCAAACAGGGCTTTTTTGCGAATAAAGCGCGGAGCAAGCGTTTGTAGGTGTGGGTTGGCTAATCCTTTAGCGGCAACAAAATGAGTCATAACGGTTCCAAAGCTTAGGGCTTAGAGATTGGCAATATCGTCGATAGGTTCAGCGAAAGCCTCATACAGCTGTTCACCGCCTAATTGGCGGCAGTAACGTAAAGTAAGGGGCTCTGCGTGATTCACTGTAAGTTCAATACTGTTGATGCAATCGACCAGATCAGATTGTTGCTGCTTTTCTAATTGCAGCTCAAATTGCAGTGATTCACGATACAAGGTATCTGGGAGGTGGAGCTTGAGTTTTCGTCTTAGCTCGCGGTAACTGTGCAGTAAGGCTTCTGAGCGCCCAAGACATTCTTCAACCTTGTGCCAGTCTTGCTCTTGAAAGCAAACCTGCTGCTCGTCGAGCCATTTAAGCAGCAGGAGTAGGTTAACGTTACCTTTGAAATGGTTTTGCAGATGGAGGCACGCCTCTTTTACTTCTCGCACACTGTAGTACTGCAAGCTAAATTGCCACAACCGTTCCAGTGTTAAAGAAATAGCGACGTGCTTTGAACTCATTGGCTATTGAACTCCTGCTCCATATTCTCTAGCTCTTCTTGCAGAGCCATCCATTCCATTTCGACATCTTCTAGCTCACTTTTGCTATTGGCCTGAATAGCTAACACTTCGTTAAGTTTAGCTTTATTTTCGGCATCATAAAGTGAGTTATCTGATAATTGCGTTTCTGCTTCCGCAAGTTTAACGCCCAACTTATCCATTTTTTCTTCAAGTTTTGTCAGGTTTTTGCGAATTGGTGCCGTTTGCTTGCGGAACTCGGCTTCACGACGTTTTTGGTCTTTCTTTGCCGCCGCGCTGTTTACAGAGCTTTTCTCTGGTTGCTGAGCTTGAGCCTCTCGGCGCTCGGCTTTTTGTTGTTCCGTCAACCACTTGTAGTAATCAGCTAGGTCGCCATCAAATGGTGCAACTTGGCGGTCATGTACAAGATACAAGTCATCTGTGGTTGCACGTAACAAGTAGCGGTCGTGCGAAACAATCACCATGGCACCTTCAAAGGTTTGCAGAGCCATCGTGAGCGCTTGACGCATATCCAAGTCAAGGTGGTTAGTTGGTTCATCGAGAAGCAACAGATTAGGCTTTTGCCATACGATTAAAGCCAGTACTAGGCGTGCTTTCTCACCACCAGAAAATGGTGCGACTTTTTCTAGCGCTTTTTCACCTTGGAAGCCAAAACTGCCTAAATAGTTACGCAGTTCAAGCTCGTTCTTATCTGGGGCGATTTGCATCATATGTTGCAGTGGTGTTTCTTCAGGGTGCAGCGTTTCCAACTGGTGCTGAGCAAAGTAGCCAATCTTGACGCCTTGTGAGTAGGTTAAATCGCCGCCCTGAGGAATAAGTTCACGCGAGAGCAATTTGATGAGCGTTGATTTACCTGCACCATTTCGACCGAGAAGACCAATGCGACTACCAGGGACTAGGTTAAGGCGAATCTTTTCTAAAATCAGATTGTCACCATAGCCCGCCGACACTTCATCCATCATGATGATTGGGTTTGGCAATGCCTCGGGATCGCGGAACTGGAAACTGAACGGGTTATCAAGCTGCGCAGGTAGCACTTTTTCCATACGCTCAAGAGCTTTAATACGGCTTTGTGCTTGGCGAGCTTTTGAGGCTTTATAGCGGAAGCGGTCGATATAACTTTGCATATGCGACATTTGCTTTTGCTGCTTTTCAAATTGAGCTTGCTGCAAGATAAGCTTTTGCGCGCGCTGATCTTCGAACGAAGAGTAGTTACCCGTGTACTCATTGAGTTGCTGGTTTTCGACATGAATAACGCGACCCACGATAGGATCTAGGAAATCACGGTCGTGAGAGATAAGGACAAGCGTGCCAGGGTAGTTCTGTAGCCAGCGTTCGAGCCACATAACAGCATCAAGATCTAAGTGGTTGGTTGGCTCATCGAGTAGCAAAAGATCCGAGCGACAAAGCAGTGCTTGTGCAAGGTTAAGGCGCATACGCCAACCACCGGAAAACTGAGTGAGGTTCCAGCTCATCTGAACTTGGCTAAAGCCTAAACCATCGAGTAGCTCTGCGGCGCGTGCGCGAATACTGTAGCCACCAATGGTTTCAATCTTGCCATGGATTTCGGCGACCAAAGTGCCTTTATCCTGTTGCTCTGCCGTCTCCAGTTCTGATTCTAAGCGGCGGTATTCACGGTCACCATCAATGACATACTCAATCGCACTGCGCTCCAGTGCAGGGGTTTCCTGTGCCACCCAAGCCATTTCCCAGTGCGCCGGCTTACTGAAGTTACCCGCGTCAATAGAGAGTTCGTCTTTGATGAGGGCGAATAGGGTCGATTTACCACAACCGTTTTTGCCGACTAGACCGACTTTATCGCCTGGGTGAATGGTCGCCGAAGCTTGATCTAAAAGTGGTTTGCCACCTCGAAGAAGCTGGATGCCAGAGAAGGTAATCATAATCTTTTGCTTTGTCTTTGCTCGTATTGCGACGAATAGTAGGTTAGTTAACGAGTTATGTCGATCGTTGCGTTATTGCCACTAACAACGTATAACAAACTGATAACGATAAATGACAATAAAAACAGTCATAATTGGCTATTCATAACATTAAGGATTGCTGTCGAAGGAATGCAGACTTTATCATCCGACAAGCCTAAAGTGTTGGTGCTTTATGCCCACCCAGAGTCACAGACCTCTGTGGCTAATCAAATGATGATCAAGAAGATTGAATCGCTTGATCACGTCCTCGTGCACGATCTTTACGCGCATTACCCAGATTTTTTTATTGATGTTCCGGCAGAGCAGCAATTGCTTGAAGAACACGATGTGATTGTGTTCCACCATCCTCTTTATATGTACTCTTGCCCCGCTTTGCTTAAAGAGTGGTTCGACCGAGTTCTCGGTAAGGGGTTCGCCTACGGCAAGGGGGAAGCGCTGAAAGGAAAATACTGGCGCAGCGTGATTACCACCGGAGGCAAAGAAGAAGCTTTTGGGCGCTCCGGTTACAACCGTTATCCGCTCGATGAAATTCTGCAGCCGTTTGAGCTAACAGCGGCGCTGTGTCAGATGGAGTGGATTGAGCCTTTGGTGCTCTATTGGGCGCGTAATGTCAGTGAAATGGAACGCTATCAACATGCGGAGACCTATCGTCAATGGCTGAATAATCCATTGCTAACCTATACTGAACAAGTAGTAGGGGGTGGGAATGGCGCTTGAAAGTGATTTTCTCCAGAGTAGTGTGATCTTTCTGACGGCTGCGGTAATTGCCGTGCCGATTGCTCAGCGATTGGGTCTTGGCTCAGTGCTGGGCTATTTGCTTGCGGGTGTTGCTATTGGTCCTTGGGGGCTAGGTTTGATCCGCGATGTTGAGGCCATTCTCCATTTTGCTGAGTTTGGTGTCGTCCTGCTGCTGTTTCTGATCGGTTTGGAACTGAACCCGAAAAAGCTCTTACAAATGAAAGGCCCCATATTAGGGCTTGGCGGGGCGCAAGTTGTTGTCACTACTTTAGTTTTGTCATGTGTTGCTTATCTGGCAGGAACGTCTTGGCAAACCAGTCTTGTGATTGGCATGGGCTTAGCGCTGTCTTCTACCGCTATCGCCCTACGAGTCATCGAAGAACAAGGGTTAGCAGGTGGCGAGACCGGACAGTCTGGTTTTGCGGTTCTGTTATTCCAAGATATTGCGGTCATTCCCATGCTCGCGATTCTTCCGGTCCTAGCCGGGAATACAGCAGGTAACTGGCTCGATGCGTTGTGGATGCTAGGTGGTGTCGGTGGACTGCTGGTTGGTGGTCATTTCCTACTAAGACCTCTATTTCGTTATGTGGTGCTCAGTGGCGTTAGAGAATTGTTCACAGTCGCGGCACTGTTATTGGTCATTGGTATCGCGCTGCTGATGAAACAATTAGGTCTGTCTATGGCACTTGGCACCTTCTTAGCAGGAGTGCTGCTAGCAGAAAGCGAATATCGTCATGAACTTGAGATAGCGATTGAACCATTTAAAGGTTTACTACTCGGTTTGTTCTTCATTGCAGTTGGTATGGCGGTCAACTTAGGACTATTGGCTTTAGAGCCTTTCACTGTATTAGCTGCCGTTGTCGGATTAGTTATCGTTAAGGGATTGATTCTTTACCTTCTGGCACGACTAGCGGGCAGCAGCGCCAAAGCTCGCAGCAAGATGGCAGCAATACTTAGCCAAGGTGGTGAGTTTGCTTTCGTTATCTTTACTGCCGCAAGCAGCGAAGGCTTAATCAACCAAGAGCAAACCGCCTTTTTGTTAGTGGTAGTGAGTTTGTCTATGGTCACGACGCCACTGCTGCTGATGGCACAAAATAAATGGTATGCCCGTGGCTTAAATACAGAATCAGTTGAGGCTCTGCGCAGTGATGTGATTAATAAGCAGCCAAGAGTCATCATCGCAGGCTTCGGTCGTTTTGGTCAGATCATTGGCCGTTTGATGTATGCCAACAAGATCAAAGTGACCGTCCTAGAAAGTGATGCCAGCCAAATCCAGTTGCTGCGTAAATATGGCTATAAAGTCTTTTATGGCGACGCGACTCAGCTCGATTTACTTCGTGCGGCGGGGGCAGATAAAGCAGAGGCCATGGTTATCTGTACTGATTCGCCAGACGAGATCATGCAAATAGTTGAGTTGTGCCAAACCCATTTCCCTGATTTGAAATTGCTGGCACGTGCTCGAAGTCGCGTCGAAGCTTATCAACTTCTGAGTCATGGGGTAGACAACTACTCCCGAGAAACCTTCTTAGGTGCCTTGGATCTTGGTCGTCAAACCTTGATCAATTTAGGCATGCATCCGTATCAAGCAAAGCGAGCGGAAGCGCATTTTAGAAAGCTTGATAATGCTATGCTCAAAGAATTGCTGCCTCAGCACAATGATGACAAACAATTGGCCCAAAGAGCCAAAGAAGCCCGTAAAGAACTGGAAGAGATATTTGGTCGAGAGCTAGAGAGCGATCAACAAGCCAAAAACTTCTGGGATTAAACTAGTGAAACAAAACAGATGAAAAAAAGATTTATCGCAGGCGCCAGCTGCCCTAAGTGTTCAGCACAAGACACTTTGCGCTGGTGGATAGAGAATAATATTGAGTTAGTAGAATGTGTTGAATGTGGTCACCAAGACCAACGTCAGCCTCAGTCCGTTGAGAAAACAGAGCATGGCGGTCAAGAAATGATCGGCATTTTTAAGCCCGATTGATTGTGTTTCTATAAATCATCCCCATAATACCCCCCGTAGAAAGTTAATAGACCTTAGTTTGGGCTAAGGTCCTTTATTCTCCTTGGAGTAAATATGAAAATTGAAAAGAACGTAGTTGTAAGCCTTGCTTACCAAGTGAAATTGGAAGACGGTGTTGTTGTTGATCAGTCTACGGCTGATGCGCCACTAGATTACCTACATGGCAACAACAACCTAATCACTGGTCTTGAAACAGCACTAGAAGGTAAGGAAGCAGGCGCTAAGTTCTCTGTAACCGTTTCTCCAGAAGAAGCATACGGTGAGCACAACGACGCACTTGTACAACGTGTTCCTGCAAATGTATTCCAAGGTGTTGAGCAAATCGAAGTAGGCATGCGTTTTCTAGCGGATACTGACCAAGGCCCAATCCCTGTAGAAGTGACTGAAGTTGATGGCGACGAAGTGGTTGTTGATGGTAACCACATGCTTGCGGGTCAAACTCTGACTTTCGACGTTGAAGTTGTAGCGGTACGTGAAGCGACAGCAGAAGAAGTTGAGCACGGTCATGTTCACCAAGCTGGTGGCTGTGGTCACGACCACGATCACGAAGGTGGTTGTTGTGGTGGCGAAGGCCATGATCACGGTGAAGAGAAGAAAGATGGCTGCTGCGGTGGCGGTAGCTGCGGTTCTCATTAATCCGTTAGCTTAGAACTAGATTGTAAAAGGCGTTTCCCGCTGTACGGGAAACGCCTTTTTTGTTATTAACTTATCAGTCAACTCGTTGTTAGGAGAGCCGTCGATGACTCAACCATTCTCAATCGCCATTCATGGCGGAGCCGGAACTATATTACGTGATCAAATGAGCGAAGAGTTAAAGGCTTCCATCCTAGCTGACCTTGAAGCATCGGTTCGCGCTGGGCATAGCATTCTAGCTCAGTCGGGTGATGCGCTTGATGCGGTCGTTGCCGCGGTTAAAGTGCTCGAAGACTCACCTAACTTTAATGCAGGCAAGGGCTCTGTCTTAACTCATAAAGAGATGGTTGAAATGGACGCCTCTATCATGCACGGCAAAGATAAAAATGCCGGTGCCGTGGCAGGTGTTCGTCATATCAAAAATCCTATCGAGCTTGCACGAGATGTGATGAACAAGAGCAACCATGTCTTACTGATTGGTGAAGGGGCCGAGGAGTTTGCATTCGAGCATGGTTACGAGTTCACCGAGCAGGACTATTTTTTCACTGACCGCCGCTATGAGCAGCTGCTATCGATGAAAGAGAAAGGCTTGTTTGCTTTGTCGGAGTCTAAATACCCCGATGATAAGAAATACGGCACTGTAGGGGCGGTAGCACTGGATCAGCAAGGCAATATTGCGGCGGCAACCAGCACTGGGGGTGTGACTAACAAGAAATATGGCAGGGTAGGTGACTCTTCGATCATTGGCGCTGGGACATTTGCTGAAAATGGCAATGTTGCTGTTTCCACCACAGGAATGGGAGAGTTCTTCATTCGTCAAACTGTCGCGGGCGATGTTGCCGCAAGAATGCGTTACTTGAAAGAAGATTTAGCCACTGCATGTGAGACGATTATTCAAGGAGAGCTCAAAGAGATGGGCGGAGAAGGTGGTCTGATTGCCGTTGATGCCCAAGGACAGCTCCATTTTGCGATGAACAGCAGTGGCATGTACCGAGCAGGCATCGACGCAAATGGTCGCTTTAGCGTGAAAATCTACGCAGATGAGTAGCTAGTAAGCGACTTGAATCCAGCAAGAGTGCTATTAAGTCGCTGATATCATTCGACGTTAGCTGAGTCGCCCCTTTATTTAAGCGGTATTACGCTTAGATGATTAAAAAATGACTGCAAGAAATGTGATTCAGTGCTAGAATCCATTTTTAACTAGCAACAGATACTGGAAAGATGGGAAATAACGTAGTCGTTCTGGGCACCCAATGGGGTGACGAAGGTAAAGGTAAAATTGTTGACCTTTTAACTGAAGATGCAAAGTATGTGGTTCGCTACCAAGGCGGTCACAACGCAGGTCACACTCTTGTAATTGACGGTGAAAAAACCGTTCTTCACTTAATTCCATCAGGCATCCTACGCGATAACGTAAAATGTGTTATCGGTAACGGCGTTGTACTATCGCCTGAAGCACTTCTTAAAGAAATGAAGCCTCTTGAAGCGCGTGGTATCCCGGTTCGTGAGCGTCTTTTCGTTTCTGAAGCTTGTCCTCTAATTCTTCCTTACCACATCGCTATCGACAACGCGCGTGAAATCGCTCGTGGTGCTAAAGCGATTGGTACAACTGGTCGTGGTATCGGTCCAGCTTACGAAGATAAAGTTGCTCGTCGCGGTCTTCGCGTTGGTGACCTTTTCGATAAAGAAATGTTCGCTGAGAAACTAAAAGAAGTAATGGAATTCCATAACTTCCAACTAGAGCACTTCTACAAAGCTGAAACAGTAAGCTACGATGAAGTTCTTGAGCAGTGCATGGGTTACGCTGACCTACTAACCTCTATGGTTATGGACGTAACTGACGAACTAGACGCAGCACGTAAGCGCGGCGACAAGGTAATGTTCGAAGGTGCTCAAGGTACTCTACTAGACATCGACCACGGTACATACCCATACGTAACTTCATCTAACACGACTGCTGGTGGTGTTGCTGCAGGTTCTGGTTTCGGTCCTCGCCACATCGGTTACATCCTTGGTATTACTAAGGCTTATTGTACTCGCGTTGGTTCAGGTCCATTCCCAACTGAGCTTTACGATGGTCAAGACAAGCAAGACCCAGTAGGTAAGCACCTAGGTGATGTTGGCCACGAGTTTGGTGCAACAACAGGTCGTCTACGTCGTACAGGTTGGTTCGATGCAGTGGCAATGCGCCGTGCAATCCAAATCAACTCTCTAACAGGTATGTGTCTGACTAAACTAGACGTTCTTGATGGTCTAAAAGAGATCAAGATCTGTACTGGTTACAAGATGAAAGATGGCTCTATCCTAGAAGTTTCTCCAATGGCTGCAGAGTCATTCGAAGAAGCGACGCCAATCTACGAAACTATGCCAGGTTGGTCTGAGACAACATTTGGTGCTAAGTCTCTAGACGCGCTTCCACAAGCAGCTCTAGATTACATCAAGCGTATCGAAGAGCTAACGGGTGTACCTGTAGACATCATTTCTACTGGTCCAGACCGTAACGAAACAATTATTAAGGTTCACCCTTACCAGGCTTAATCCCTGATTGTTCAGCAATTTTAAAAACCGGCGTTTATCGCCGGTTTTTTTATAACCAATTTTTCTTGCGATTCCCTTAACTTACGGCAACAATTTGCCATAGAACGGCAATTTTGATTAAAGAGTTAGCATTGATTGCCGATACTAGTATCAAGCTTGCCGTGTTTGCGGCAAATCTGATGTTGACGAAAAAACATCAATGGTCGAAGTTAAGAGTGCAGAAAATGAAGCTAAGAAAATTAGCTGCTTCGATGGTGTTGGCGTTAAGTGCCTCATGGGTACAGGCAAATGAGTTGCCTGATATCGGTGAGCCAATACCTATATATACCGAAGCCGAACTAATTAAACTCATCAACAACAACCAACATTTAGAGCGTGTAAAAGCCGATAACTGTCAGCTTGTTGAAGATATTGTGGCTCGTGCGACTCGAATCAGCTTGCCTGCGTATGAATTTTTATACGGAGATATGTTGGCGTGGGGCGTGTGTGTCAATCAAGATGTAGAGCTAGGTCTCTACTACATGGAAAATGCTGCCCACCAAGGTTTGCCGGCTGCTCTAGAGCAGATTGGTCGTTATTATTCGCGTGGTACCTTAGTTCAGCAAGATAAAGAGCGCGCGATTCCTTACTTGCGTGAAGCGGCGGCTATGGGCAATCTCAATGCGCGTATTCACTTAGCAGAGCTGCTGCTACGTGATTATGGTAGTCCGCTTGATTATGAAGACGCCTATCGTTGGCTTTATAATTCAGTCACGGCTGATCAGCGGGTACACAAACGCATTAGTGTGTTAAGGCAAGGCTTAGAGAGGCGCATGCCTCAGAACATCATCGCCAGAGCGAAAAAGCGCGATACCTTCTGGTAACTGCTAAATAGTTAAAATGCACCTGACTTACTGCACTCGGTCGGTTGCGATAGAAACTAAATTGCCCAGCACTTGCTGGGCAATTTTATTGCGCTTAGATAGCGGAGCTCTCTTTTACTACGCGTGAAAAACAACGAAATTAAAGTAACTTACCTGTAGCTTACCTCTGGACTCGGATATACTAGGATTAAATCCTTCCTTGTTAGTTAGGCGTGCCTATGTCAGACAATATCCATAATGACCCATTTGCAGCTCGTGAATCGGAAAATTATGAAAACCCGATCCCAAGCCGTGAGTTTATACTTGAGTTCCTCAGCCAAGCTGGCGTTCCAATGAACCGCAATGATCTCTTTGAAGCTTTAAAGCTGAAAGGAGAAGATCATTACGAAGGCTTACGTCGTCGACTGCGTGCCATGGAGCGTGATGGGCAACTGGTCTTCACTCGCCGTCAATGCTACGCCTTACCAGAGAAGCTAGAAATGGTGAAAGGCTATGTGATTGGTCATAAAGATGGTCATGGCTGGGTGCGTCCTGAGGGAAGCGTCGGCAAAGATAACGACATCGTACTTCCTCATCACCAAATGAAAAACATCATCCACGGTGACTATGTCTTAGTCCAACCCACAGAGAACTCAAAGCGAGGCCGTAAGGAAGGGCGCCTAGTTCGGGTACTTGAAGAGCGCGTGACGCAAATCGTTGGCCGCTTCTTTATGGAATATGGATACTCATATGTGGTGCCCGATGATTCGCGTATTAGCCAAGACATCCTGATCCCGAATGACTTACGTGCAGGGGCGCGTATGGGTAATGTTGTGGTGATTGAAATTACCGATCGTGGCTCTCGTTCTCGCGGCATGATGGGTAAAGTGGTTGAAGTCTTGGGTGAAAACATGGCACCTGGGATGGAGACACAAATTGCGATCCGTACTCACCAAATTCCTCATGAGTGGCCTGAAGCGGTCGATAAGCAAATCGAAGGACTTGGTGAAGAAGTTCCAGAAGAGGCAAAAGCTGGCAGGGTAGACCTGCGCGAGCTGCCACTGGTGACTATCGATGGTGAAGATGCTCGCGACTTTGACGATGCTGTTTTCTGTGAGAAAAAGAAAAGCGGTGGTTGGAGACTTTGGGTCGCTATAGCTGATGTCAGCTATTACGTTCGCCCAGACAGCGCACTAGATAAAGAAGCGATTAACCGCGGTAACTCGGTTTACTTCCCATCGCAAGTGGTTCCAATGCTTCCGGAAGTGTTATCCAATGGCTTATGTTCTCTCAACCCACAAGTCGATCGCCTATGTATGGTGTGTGAGATGACCATCTCCGAGACGGGTAAGTTATCTGGCTATAAGCACTACGAAGCGGTGATGAACTCTCATGCTCGCCTGACCTATAACAAGGTACACCATATCCTTGAAGGGGATGAAGAGCTGCGCCAAAGATACGAACCGCTCGTTCCTCACTTAGAAGAGCTGCATAAGATGTACAAAGTACTTAAGCATGCTCGTGATAACCGTGGTGCGATTGAATTTGAAACGGTGGAAACCAAGTTTATCTTCAATGCGGAACGCAAGATTGACAGTATTGAACCTGTGATTCGCAACGATGCGCATAAGATTATTGAAGAGTGTATGATCCTAGCCAATATCGCTTCTGCTTCTTTGGTTGAAAAAGCAAAAGAACCGGCACTGTACCGAATTCACGAATCTCCGGGTGAACTACGTTTGCAAGGTTTCCGTGACTTCTTGGGTGAGCTAGGCCTGCACTTAAATGGTGGTTTAGAGCCATCACCAACCGATTACGCTGACTTAGTTAAGCAAATTGGCGAGCGCCAAGACAAAGAGCTGATTCAAACCATGCTGTTGCGTTCGATGAAGCAAGCGGTCTACAACGCAGATAACTGCGGTCACTTTGGCTTGGCACTAAAACGCTACGCGCACTTTACCTCGCCAATTCGTCGCTACCCAGACTTGCTATTGCACCGCGCGATTAAATATCTAATTGCCAAAGAAAATGGCACATTGAAAGATCGCTGGACACCAACCGGTGGTTGCCACTATTCATTTGATGACATGGATTTCTACGGTGAGCAATGTTCGATGACTGAACGCCGTGCCGATGATGCGACCCGCGAAGTTTCTGATTGGCTCAAATGTGAATACATGCAAGACCATGTTGGCGAGGAACTCGAAGGCGTTATCGCCAATGTGACTGGTTTTGGTTTCTTCGTTCGTCTTAGCGATCTGCATATTGATGGTTTGGTGCATATTTCAGCACTTGCGAATGACTACTATCAATTTGACCCTATTGGTCAGAGACTTATCGGTGAAAGCTTTGGTGCTATCTATCGATTAGGTGATGCAGTGAAAGTCAAAGTGCTTTCCGTTAATCTCGATGATCGTCAAATTGACTTTGAATTAGTTGAAACAAGTCGTAAGCTACGCGGCGAAGGGAAGACGGCTAAGAAGCGCGCAGCAGAGGCGAAAAGAAAAGCCAAAGAGAAAAAACGTGCCGCAACCAAAGGTGGCAAAGCAGGCCGTAAAGCCAGCCCTGACGTTGAACCAACCAAACGTCCGGAGCCATCAGAGTCGAGAGCTGGCAAGAAGCCGAAAGTGACCAAGGCGCGTAAGAAAAAGCCGGGCGCAAAACCTAAGAAAGCCAAGCGTCCTAAGAAAGCTGCGCAGTAAGAATTTAACCCAACAGGTTTTTAAATGAGTAACGAATTTATCTATGGTATTCACGCAGTCAAAGCAGTTCTAGAGCGTGAACCTGAGCGTTTCATTGAAGCGTTCGTACTAAAAGGTCGTCAAGATGACCGTCTAATGCCGATTCTGAATGAGCTACAAGTGTGTGGTGTTTCAATTCAGCAAATGACTCGTAAAACGTTAGATGACAAAGCACGCGGTGCTAACCATCAAGGTATTATGGCGCGTGTTAAACCCGCTAAACAGCTTAATGAAAATGACTTAGATAACATTCTTGCTAAGCATGAGTCACCACTACTGTTAGTTCTTGATGGTGTCACAGACCCGCACAACCTAGGTGCCTGTCTACGTAACGCTGATGCGGCAGGTGTTGCGGCGGTTATTGTGCCTAAAGACAAATCAGCGAACATTACTGCGACAGTCAGTAAAGTGGCTTGTGGCGCAGCAGAGACTGTACCTTTGGTTCGCGTGACTAACCTAGCTCGCACCATGCGTGCGTTGCAAGAGCAGGGGGTATGGTTTGTTGGTACAGCAGGTGAAGCGACACACGACATATATCAAGCAAAGCTAACAGGTTCGCTAGCTATCGTCATGGGCGCAGAAGGTGACGGTATGCGCCGACTGACTCGCGAAACTTGTGATGACTTAATCAAGATCCCAATGGCAGGCAGTGTCTCAAGTCTAAACGTCTCTGTTGCATCAGGCGTATGTCTATTTGAAGCGGTGCGCCAGCGCCTAGCTTAAAAATCCGGAACGCTGCGCTCCTAGATAACGGGAGCGCGACGCTACGAGAAAACTGAAGTTGACCTCTTGAACTAGGACGGTCAACTTTAGCTCTCCAGCTCTCCAGCTCTCCAGCTCTCCAGCTCTCCAGCTCTCCAGCTCTCCAGCTCTCCAGCTCTCCAGCTCTCCAGCTCTCCAGCTCTCCAGCTCTCCAGCTCTCCAGCTCTCCATAGGACGAAGTCCGTTCCCGCATCCCGATTCCCAACACCCATTCCCTCTACTGCGTTTATTTTTCAAACAGCACTTGCAAGTAAAATTGTGATCTGTATAATGCGTCGCACTGGTTAAGCCAGTTGTGAACCAATGAGCGAAGAGGAGCTGATTTATCTCTTTGATATTTCAGGTAATGTAGACTCAGCTTATGTTCGCGGTTAATACAATTAGCTACTTATTCTTCGGAATAACTATCCCCAGACGTGATTCTGGTATGT
Encoded here:
- a CDS encoding hydrolase, coding for MTHFVAAKGLANPHLQTLAPRFIRKKALFEPIWQTLDTPDGDFLDIAWSEDINGKSAKNKPIFVLFHGLEGCFYSPYANGLMDAFAKQGWLSVMMHFRGCSGKPNKLARAYHSGEVEDARFFLEHLDSLFPQQTKVAVGISLGGNMLANYLAKYNQDPLLDAATIVSAPLDLSACSERIEQGFSKLYKNYLLSSLKKSALQKHQLLKGELGLSYQNIKRVTKLYEFDDLITAPLHGFKDAEDYYQRCSGIHRLKEITLPTQIIHAKDDPFMTDAVIPKYVLPDNIDYRLFEQGGHVGFVTGSALKPRFWLEEALPAYYESLALSA
- a CDS encoding TIGR02444 family protein, whose amino-acid sequence is MSSKHVAISLTLERLWQFSLQYYSVREVKEACLHLQNHFKGNVNLLLLLKWLDEQQVCFQEQDWHKVEECLGRSEALLHSYRELRRKLKLHLPDTLYRESLQFELQLEKQQQSDLVDCINSIELTVNHAEPLTLRYCRQLGGEQLYEAFAEPIDDIANL
- a CDS encoding ABC transporter ATP-binding protein; this translates as MITFSGIQLLRGGKPLLDQASATIHPGDKVGLVGKNGCGKSTLFALIKDELSIDAGNFSKPAHWEMAWVAQETPALERSAIEYVIDGDREYRRLESELETAEQQDKGTLVAEIHGKIETIGGYSIRARAAELLDGLGFSQVQMSWNLTQFSGGWRMRLNLAQALLCRSDLLLLDEPTNHLDLDAVMWLERWLQNYPGTLVLISHDRDFLDPIVGRVIHVENQQLNEYTGNYSSFEDQRAQKLILQQAQFEKQQKQMSHMQSYIDRFRYKASKARQAQSRIKALERMEKVLPAQLDNPFSFQFRDPEALPNPIIMMDEVSAGYGDNLILEKIRLNLVPGSRIGLLGRNGAGKSTLIKLLSRELIPQGGDLTYSQGVKIGYFAQHQLETLHPEETPLQHMMQIAPDKNELELRNYLGSFGFQGEKALEKVAPFSGGEKARLVLALIVWQKPNLLLLDEPTNHLDLDMRQALTMALQTFEGAMVIVSHDRYLLRATTDDLYLVHDRQVAPFDGDLADYYKWLTEQQKAERREAQAQQPEKSSVNSAAAKKDQKRREAEFRKQTAPIRKNLTKLEEKMDKLGVKLAEAETQLSDNSLYDAENKAKLNEVLAIQANSKSELEDVEMEWMALQEELENMEQEFNSQ
- the kefG gene encoding glutathione-regulated potassium-efflux system ancillary protein KefG, translated to MQTLSSDKPKVLVLYAHPESQTSVANQMMIKKIESLDHVLVHDLYAHYPDFFIDVPAEQQLLEEHDVIVFHHPLYMYSCPALLKEWFDRVLGKGFAYGKGEALKGKYWRSVITTGGKEEAFGRSGYNRYPLDEILQPFELTAALCQMEWIEPLVLYWARNVSEMERYQHAETYRQWLNNPLLTYTEQVVGGGNGA
- the kefB gene encoding glutathione-regulated potassium-efflux system protein KefB, with the protein product MALESDFLQSSVIFLTAAVIAVPIAQRLGLGSVLGYLLAGVAIGPWGLGLIRDVEAILHFAEFGVVLLLFLIGLELNPKKLLQMKGPILGLGGAQVVVTTLVLSCVAYLAGTSWQTSLVIGMGLALSSTAIALRVIEEQGLAGGETGQSGFAVLLFQDIAVIPMLAILPVLAGNTAGNWLDALWMLGGVGGLLVGGHFLLRPLFRYVVLSGVRELFTVAALLLVIGIALLMKQLGLSMALGTFLAGVLLAESEYRHELEIAIEPFKGLLLGLFFIAVGMAVNLGLLALEPFTVLAAVVGLVIVKGLILYLLARLAGSSAKARSKMAAILSQGGEFAFVIFTAASSEGLINQEQTAFLLVVVSLSMVTTPLLLMAQNKWYARGLNTESVEALRSDVINKQPRVIIAGFGRFGQIIGRLMYANKIKVTVLESDASQIQLLRKYGYKVFYGDATQLDLLRAAGADKAEAMVICTDSPDEIMQIVELCQTHFPDLKLLARARSRVEAYQLLSHGVDNYSRETFLGALDLGRQTLINLGMHPYQAKRAEAHFRKLDNAMLKELLPQHNDDKQLAQRAKEARKELEEIFGRELESDQQAKNFWD
- a CDS encoding YheV family putative zinc ribbon protein; translated protein: MKKRFIAGASCPKCSAQDTLRWWIENNIELVECVECGHQDQRQPQSVEKTEHGGQEMIGIFKPD